ATACATAGCCCGACCCATAAAGTCAGATAACGTTCAAAGAGACTCATGCTTTTGGTCTCAATTGCCGGGCATTCACTGGCACTACTCATCGTCGTGTTACTCCTTGATCTCGAATTAATTTTCCGTTTCGGAATCGATTCTATTTTCTGTAATCCAGTCCAGTATCCGTGCTTCTATCTGATCTCTCACAAACCGGAATTTCATAAGTTGCTCCAGTTCGTCGCCGGTAAAATCAACCGGGTCTTCTAAATTCCAGGATTCTGACTGGAGTGAAAAAGGCCATACGTGGGGACAGGATTCCTCTGCTTTCTCACACCCAAATATCACCCATTTGGGACTTGTTTTTCCTAGATATTGATTGAGGGATTTCGACTGGTGTCCTGAAATATCGATCCCAGTCTCTTTCATTACCTGAATCGTGAGAGGATGGACCCCCTGGGGATTTAATCCAGCACTAT
The sequence above is a segment of the Gimesia algae genome. Coding sequences within it:
- a CDS encoding arsenate reductase ArsC, with amino-acid sequence MGKPMVLFLCTGNSARSQMAEAFLRQHAGNKYDAHSAGLNPQGVHPLTIQVMKETGIDISGHQSKSLNQYLGKTSPKWVIFGCEKAEESCPHVWPFSLQSESWNLEDPVDFTGDELEQLMKFRFVRDQIEARILDWITENRIDSETEN